The Malus domestica chromosome 06, GDT2T_hap1 genome has a segment encoding these proteins:
- the LOC103437424 gene encoding uncharacterized protein, whose product MASGKQIVGEDKQRAGAEIVYGPEDCYRQSIDLLEELGFPKGVLPLQDLVECGRVRETGFVWMKQKQPYEHFFEGSNTRVSYATEVTGYVEKCRMKKMTGIKSKQVFLWVPISEMSVEDPAGKKIVFKTPMGIGKSFPVTAFMTEEEKQKYLEKVNE is encoded by the coding sequence ATGGCTAGTGGCAAgcaaattgttggtgaagacaAGCAGCGTGCCGGGGCGGAGATCGTGTACGGCCCCGAAGATTGCTACCGGCAGTCCATAGACCTACTGGAAGAGCTAGGGTTTCCCAAAGGCGTCCTCCCCCTGCAGGACCTCGTGGAGTGCGGGAGGGTCAGAGAAACTGGGTTCGTGTGGATGAAGCAGAAGCAACCCTACGAGCACTTCTTTGAGGGGTCCAACACGCGTGTCAGCTACGCAACTGAGGTGACTGGGTACGTGGAGAAGTGCAGGATGAAGAAGATGACAGGGATCAAGAGCAAGCAGGTTTTTCTTTGGGTCCCGATATCTGAGATGAGCGTTGAGGATCCGGCGGGGAAGAAGATCGTTTTCAAGACTCCGATGGGGATCGGGAAGTCTTTTCCGGTGACTGCGTTCATGACGGAGGAGGAGAAGCAAAAGTATTTGGAGAAGGTTAACGAATGA
- the LOC103437423 gene encoding embryogenesis-associated protein EMB8-like: protein MAGASLGYSPPLSYFRHVSHLHSYTGLSAFSSLPATSSAAPMAHPSLEILGGARDLFLPVLTTLTRPYDPYPVIGSNRHVETIFASFYRSTPDVRLRRECLRTADDGAVALDWVSGDDRLLPLDSPLVILLPGLTGGSDDSYVRHMLLRAKSKGWRVVVFNSRGCGGSPVTTPQFYSASFLGDMCEVVAHVGTRYPKANLYAVGWSLGANILVRYLGQESNACRLSGAVSLCNPFNLVIADEDFHKGFNNVYDKALASSLCKIFKKHALLFEDMDGEYNIPLAANAKTVREFDDGLTRVSFGFKSVDDYYSNSSSSNSIKDVCTPLLCIQAENDPIAPNRGIPREDIKDNPNCLLIVTPKGGHLGWVAGAEAPFGAPWTDPVVMDFLEHLQRGKFEAFSSSNLEGAHRSSEGLHSLEV from the exons ATGGCCGGAGCCTCCCTGGGCTACTCACCACCTCTCTCCTACTTCCGCCACGTGTCCCATCTCCACAGCTACACTGGCCTCTCCGCCTTCTCCTCGCTCCCCGCCACCTCATCCGCCGCCCCCATGGCCCACCCGTCCCTCGAAATCCTCGGCGGCGCCCGCGACCTCTTCCTCCCCGTCCTCACCACCCTGACCCGACCCTACGACCCGTATCCCGTAATCGGGTCAAACCGCCACGTCGAGACCATATTCGCTTCGTTCTACAGGTCCACTCCCGACGTCAGGCTTCGCCGAGAGTGCCTCCGTACTGCAGACGACGGCGCCGTCGCCCTCGACTGGGTCTCCGGCGACGACCGCCTCTTGCCCCTCGATTCCCCTCTCGTCATTCTCCTG CCGGGTTTAACTGGAGGGAGTGATGACTCGTATGTCAGGCACATGTTGCTTCGCGCCAAAAGTAAAGGGTGGCGGGTTGTGGTGTTCAACAGCCGCGGTTGCGGCGGCAGCCCTGTGACAACTCCTCAG TTCTATTCGGCTTCATTTTTAGGAGATATGTGCGAAGTAGTGGCTCATGTTGGTACTCGGTATCCAAAAGCTAATCTGTATGCTGTTGGTTGGTCTCTTGGCGCTAACATTCTCGTTCGCTACTTGGGTCAG GAATCTAATGCATGCCGTCTTTCTGGTGCTGTCTCTTTGTGTAATcctttcaatttggtcattgcAGACGAGGACTTCCATAAGGGCTTTAATAATGTTTATGACAAAGCTCTTGCAAGTTCACTCTGCAAAATTTTCAAGAA GCATGCTCTACTTTTTGAAGACATGGATGGTGAGTATAATATTCCATTGGCTGCCAATGCAAAGACCGTCAGGGAGTTTGATGACGGACTAACTCGTG TTTCATTTGGCTTCAAGTCAGTAGATGACTACTACTCTAATTCCAGTAGTTCAAATTCCATAAAGGATGTCTGCACACCATTGCTTTGCATTCAG GCGGAAAATGATCCAATTGCTCCAAATAGGGGAATTCCTCGTGAGGATATCAAG GACAATCCAAACTGCTTGTTGATAGTGACACCCAAAGGTGGCCATCTAGGGTGGGTTGCAGGTGCTGAAGCTCCATTTGGAGCACCTTGGACTGATCCGGTCGTCATGGATTTCCTTGAGCATCTGCAGAGAGGAAAATTTGAAGCCTTTTCATCTAGTAATTTGGAAGGCGCGCACCGAAGTTCAGAGGGCTTGCACAGCTTGGAAGTATAG
- the LOC103437427 gene encoding methionine gamma-lyase has protein sequence MADTKSQGLVFPPANSKKRAEHDDMDNNDYVAAKKSMLLSSAAAGAWEDPAAALASARHEFGEHGGVNMSIEASATFTVMEPETLRKMFSGELGADRDFFIYSRHFNPTVLNLSRQMAALEGTEAAYCTSSGMSAISSVLLQLVSSGEHIVAARTVYGGTHALMSHFFPRACNITTTFVEISDLDMVRNAIEVGKTKVLYFEAMSNPTLTVANIPELSRIGHEKGVTVVVDNTFSPMVLSPVKLGADVVVHSISKFISGGADIIAGVVCGPASLVNSMMDLHQGSLMILGPTMNPKVAFELAERIPHLGLRMKEHCHRAMVYAGRMKKMGLKVIYPGLDDHPQHELLKSMGNKDYGYGGLLCLDMGTEERANRLMNLLQNCTQFGFMAVSLGYYETLMSCSGSSTSSEMNDEEKALAGISPGLVRMSIGYIGTLEQRWSQFEKAISRMQDSGLLNNK, from the exons ATGGCTGACACCAAATCCCAGGGATTAGTCTTCCCCCCCGCCAACAGCAAGAAAAGAGCCGAGCACGACGACATGGACAACAACGACTACGTTGCCGCCAAAAAGTCTATGTTGCTGTCCTCGGCTGCAGCTGGGGCCTGGGAAGACCCAGCCGCGGCATTAGCCAGTGCTCGACACGAGTTTGGTGAGCACGGTGGTGTCAACATGTCGATTGAGGCTTCCGCCACGTTCACCGTGATGGAGCCCGAGACTCTTCGCAAAATGTTCTCCGGCGAGCTTGGTGCAGACCGCGATTTCTTCATCTACAGCCGCCACTTTAACCCTACCGTGCTCAATCTCAGCCGACAGATGGCGGCCCTCGAGGGTACAGAGGCCGCCTACTGCACGTCCTCTGGGATGTCCGCCATATCCTCCGTCCTGCTCCAGCTCGTCAGCAGCGGGGAACACATCGTCGCCGCCAGAACAGTCTACGGCGGGACCCACGCCCTCATGTCCCACTTCTTCCCCAGGGCCTGCAACATAACGACAACGTTTGTGGAAATCAGCGACCTGGACATGGTGAGGAATGCGATCGAGGTCGGGAAGACCAAGGTCCTATATTTCGAAGCCATGTCGAACCCGACTCTAACCGTCGCCAACATACCGGAGCTCAGCCGCATCGGCCACGAGAAGGGGGTCACGGTTGTGGTGGACAACACGTTTTCTCCCATGGTTCTCTCTCCGGTGAAGCTTGGTGCTGACGTGGTTGTTCACAGCATTTCCAAGTTTATTAGCGGCGGTGCTGATATCATTGCAG GTGTTGTGTGTGGACCTGCAAGCCTGGTGAACTCCATGATGGACCTACACCAAGGCTCCCTGATGATCCTGGGCCCAACAATGAATCCCAAGGTGGCATTTGAGCTCGCTGAGAGGATTCCCCACTTAGGGTTGAGAATGAAGGAACACTGCCACAGGGCAATGGTTTATGCCGGAAGGATGAAGAAGATGGGCTTAAAAGTAATTTATCCGGGGCTCGATGACCACCCCCAGCACGAGCTTCTCAAGTCAATGGGAAACAAAGATTACGGATACGGAGGGCTTCTGTGTTTGGACATGGGGACTGAGGAAAGAGCCAATAGGCTCATGAATCTCTTGCAGAACTGCACACAGTTTGGGTTCATGGCTGTGAGCCTAGGGTACTATGAAACCCTAATGTCTTGCTCTGGAAGCAGCACAAGCAGTGAGATGAATGATGAGGAGAAGGCTCTGGCTGGAATCTCACCGGGGCTGGTGAGGATGTCGATCGGATACATTGGGACGTTAGAGCAAAGGTGGAGCCAGTTTGAGAAGGCAATTTCTAGAATGCAGGATTCTGGTTTGTTGAATAACAAGTGA